A single window of Streptomyces sp. NBC_00464 DNA harbors:
- a CDS encoding cold-shock protein: MATGTVKWFNAEKGFGFIEQDGGGADVFAHYSNIAASGFRELQEGQKVNFDVTQGQKGPQAENITPA; the protein is encoded by the coding sequence ATGGCTACTGGCACCGTCAAGTGGTTCAACGCGGAAAAGGGCTTCGGCTTCATCGAGCAGGATGGTGGCGGCGCTGACGTCTTCGCCCACTACTCGAACATCGCCGCCAGCGGCTTCCGTGAGCTGCAGGAGGGCCAGAAGGTGAACTTCGACGTCACGCAGGGCCAGAAGGGCCCGCAGGCGGAGAACATCACCCCCGCGTGA
- a CDS encoding SCO5918 family protein yields MRCVIARFPFDLFKHEVEESMKGIKPEPVTGESVIISRRVYPVKQVGEVITRQDRRDFSAGEVTRALSRLGFTCRSVPAPAAPVVLSPLEAASAALGTPGPDA; encoded by the coding sequence ATGCGCTGCGTCATCGCCCGCTTCCCGTTCGACCTGTTCAAGCACGAGGTCGAGGAATCGATGAAGGGCATCAAGCCCGAACCCGTCACCGGGGAATCGGTGATCATCAGCCGTCGTGTGTACCCCGTCAAGCAGGTGGGCGAGGTCATCACCCGGCAGGACCGCCGCGACTTCTCGGCCGGTGAGGTGACCAGGGCGCTCTCGCGTCTCGGCTTCACCTGCCGGTCCGTCCCGGCCCCCGCCGCACCCGTGGTGCTCAGCCCCCTGGAAGCGGCTTCCGCCGCCCTGGGGACGCCCGGCCCGGACGCCTGA
- a CDS encoding DEAD/DEAH box helicase, producing MNRDRTARSNDRFSRTTRGGGATGSGGSRSGGGGFRSQAPGRQGGGQGRFGAPAQRSGGGYGRRPAAKQGEFALPKTITPGLPAVEAFADLDMPAPLLSALANEGVSVPFPIQAATLPNSLAGRDVLGRGRTGSGKTLAFGLALLARIEGRRAEARRPLALVLVPTRELAQQVTDALTPYARSLKLRMATVVGGMSIGRQSAALRGGSEVVVATPGRLKDLIERGDCNLDRVSITVLDEADQMADMGFMPQVTELLDQVQPEGQRMLFSATLDRNVDLLVRRYLHDPVVHSVDPAAGAVTTMEHHVLYVRGADKYATTTEIAARDGRVIMFLDTKHAVDKLTDHLLSSGVRAAALHGGKSQPQRTRTLTRFKTGHVTVLVATNVAARGIHVDNLDLVVNVDPPSDHKDYLHRGGRTARAGESGSVVTLVLPNQRREMTRLMSDAGITPQIAEVRSGEAELSRITGAQAPSGIPVTITSPPSERPKGGSSSRGRRSRPSQARRSSSSSSSASSSSSQSRGGGAPRRSSGDRAA from the coding sequence ATGAACCGCGATCGCACAGCTCGTTCCAATGACCGCTTTTCCCGCACCACCCGCGGCGGTGGAGCCACCGGTTCCGGCGGCTCCCGTTCGGGTGGCGGCGGCTTCCGCTCGCAGGCCCCGGGCCGCCAGGGCGGCGGCCAGGGACGCTTCGGCGCCCCGGCCCAGCGCTCCGGCGGTGGCTACGGCCGCCGTCCCGCCGCCAAGCAGGGCGAGTTCGCCCTGCCGAAGACCATCACCCCGGGACTGCCCGCGGTCGAGGCCTTCGCCGACCTCGACATGCCCGCGCCGCTGCTGTCGGCGCTCGCCAACGAGGGCGTCTCCGTGCCCTTCCCGATCCAGGCGGCGACGCTGCCGAACTCGCTCGCCGGCCGTGACGTGCTCGGCCGCGGCCGCACCGGCTCCGGCAAGACGCTCGCCTTCGGTCTGGCCCTGCTGGCCCGTATCGAGGGACGGCGCGCCGAGGCCCGCCGCCCGCTGGCCCTGGTCCTCGTCCCCACCCGGGAACTGGCCCAGCAGGTCACCGACGCGCTCACCCCGTACGCCCGCTCGCTCAAGCTGCGGATGGCCACCGTCGTCGGCGGCATGTCGATCGGCCGGCAGTCCGCGGCGCTGCGCGGCGGCTCCGAGGTCGTCGTCGCCACGCCCGGCCGGCTCAAGGACCTGATCGAGCGCGGCGACTGCAACCTGGACCGGGTCTCCATCACCGTCCTGGACGAGGCCGACCAGATGGCCGACATGGGCTTCATGCCGCAGGTCACCGAGCTGCTCGACCAGGTGCAGCCGGAGGGCCAGCGGATGCTGTTCTCGGCCACCCTGGACCGTAACGTCGACCTGCTGGTCCGCCGCTACCTGCACGACCCGGTCGTCCACTCGGTCGACCCGGCCGCCGGTGCGGTGACGACGATGGAGCACCACGTGCTCTACGTCCGCGGCGCCGACAAGTACGCCACCACGACGGAGATCGCCGCCCGCGACGGCCGGGTGATCATGTTCCTGGACACCAAGCACGCCGTGGACAAGCTCACCGACCACCTGCTCAGCAGCGGGGTACGGGCGGCGGCGCTGCACGGCGGGAAGTCCCAGCCGCAGCGCACCCGGACCCTGACGCGCTTCAAGACCGGACACGTCACGGTGCTGGTCGCCACGAACGTCGCGGCGCGCGGCATCCACGTCGACAACCTCGACCTGGTCGTCAACGTCGACCCGCCGAGCGACCACAAGGACTACCTGCACCGCGGCGGCCGTACCGCCCGCGCCGGCGAGTCCGGCAGCGTCGTCACGCTGGTGCTGCCCAACCAGCGCCGCGAGATGACCCGCCTGATGTCCGACGCCGGGATCACCCCGCAGATCGCCGAGGTCCGCTCCGGCGAGGCCGAGCTGAGCCGGATCACCGGTGCGCAGGCGCCCTCGGGCATCCCCGTCACCATCACCTCGCCGCCGTCCGAGCGCCCCAAGGGCGGCTCCTCCTCCCGCGGCCGGCGCAGCCGGCCGTCCCAGGCGCGCCGCTCCTCGTCGTCCTCGTCGTCGGCGTCGTCGTCCTCCTCCCAGTCGCGGGGCGGTGGCGCGCCGCGCCGCTCCTCCGGCGACCGTGCCGCCTGA
- the crcB gene encoding fluoride efflux transporter CrcB has product MTTKSRHPQTAVVAVVALGGAVGASARYGAGLLWPTATGTFPWTTLVVNVVGCAVIGVFMVVITEAWTAHRLVRPFFGTGVLGGFTTFSTYAVDIERLVAGGRARTGLVYLALTLLAALAAVWSAVWLTRRALETARPGRESGERR; this is encoded by the coding sequence GTGACCACGAAGTCCCGCCACCCACAGACCGCCGTCGTCGCGGTGGTCGCGCTCGGCGGCGCGGTGGGAGCGTCCGCCCGCTACGGGGCCGGGCTCCTGTGGCCCACCGCGACCGGCACGTTCCCGTGGACGACCCTCGTGGTCAACGTCGTCGGCTGCGCGGTGATCGGTGTGTTCATGGTGGTGATCACCGAGGCCTGGACGGCCCACCGCCTGGTGCGGCCGTTCTTCGGCACCGGGGTGCTGGGCGGGTTCACCACCTTCTCCACGTACGCCGTGGACATCGAGCGCCTCGTCGCCGGCGGCCGGGCCCGTACCGGTCTGGTCTATCTGGCACTGACACTGCTCGCAGCCCTCGCGGCGGTGTGGAGCGCGGTGTGGCTGACCCGCCGCGCACTGGAGACCGCCCGCCCGGGGCGGGAATCGGGAGAACGCCGGTGA
- a CDS encoding HAAS signaling domain-containing protein — MKTDETLTREYLAAVERETSTLPAAARQELIADLGEHIEVALAERPGSVHEILREVGDPRAIAATALQELGGTAGVPVRKPGRRRSPVWLPLVLLVVGDVLPYLGGIALTWIGFAARVAAVVIVCRARCWTVAQKWTGLTLAVIVPVVAHVAWYFSPVPHHGSSAEPVARWTLVAVVFLLTLAGAGWLWRNRRRA, encoded by the coding sequence TTGAAGACCGATGAAACGCTGACGCGCGAGTACCTCGCGGCAGTCGAGCGCGAGACGTCGACGTTGCCGGCCGCGGCCCGCCAGGAGCTCATCGCCGACCTCGGTGAGCACATAGAGGTGGCACTCGCCGAACGCCCCGGCAGCGTGCACGAGATCCTGCGGGAGGTGGGTGACCCGCGCGCCATCGCCGCGACGGCCCTCCAGGAGCTCGGCGGGACCGCGGGCGTACCGGTCCGCAAGCCCGGCCGCCGCCGCTCCCCGGTCTGGCTGCCGCTCGTGCTCCTGGTGGTGGGTGACGTGCTGCCGTACCTCGGGGGGATCGCCCTCACCTGGATCGGCTTCGCGGCCAGGGTCGCCGCCGTCGTGATCGTGTGCCGGGCCCGCTGCTGGACGGTGGCCCAGAAGTGGACCGGCCTGACCCTGGCCGTCATCGTCCCGGTCGTCGCACACGTCGCCTGGTACTTCTCCCCCGTCCCCCACCACGGCAGCTCGGCGGAGCCGGTGGCGCGCTGGACGCTCGTCGCCGTGGTGTTCCTTCTGACGCTGGCGGGCGCCGGGTGGCTGTGGCGGAACAGGCGCCGCGCGTAG
- a CDS encoding P-II family nitrogen regulator, with protein sequence MKLITAVIRPHRLDEVKTALRELGVQGLTVTEASGYGRQHGHTEVYRGAEYRVDLVPKVRIEVLVADPEADAVIDAIVRAARTDRIGDGKVWMQPVETVVRVRTGERGPDAL encoded by the coding sequence ATGAAGCTCATCACGGCCGTCATCAGACCGCACCGCCTCGACGAGGTGAAGACCGCGCTGCGGGAACTCGGTGTCCAGGGGCTCACCGTCACCGAGGCCAGCGGCTACGGACGGCAGCACGGCCACACCGAGGTATACCGGGGCGCCGAGTACCGGGTCGATCTGGTCCCCAAGGTCCGGATCGAGGTCCTCGTCGCCGACCCGGAAGCGGACGCGGTGATCGACGCGATCGTCCGCGCCGCCCGCACCGACCGGATCGGCGACGGCAAGGTGTGGATGCAGCCGGTCGAAACGGTGGTCCGGGTCCGCACGGGCGAGCGGGGACCGGACGCCCTGTAG
- a CDS encoding ammonium transporter, producing MTPVTVAAAGIDTGDTAWLLAATALVLLMTPGLALFYGGMVRTKNVLNMLMMSFVSIALVTVVWLLAGYSLAFGDDAVGGLVGDLRHVGMAGIGPDSVTGSVPTLLFTTFQLTFAIVTAALISGAIADRTKFAAWLVLVPVWTLLVYAPVAHWVWGPGGWIKDSLGALDFAGGLVVEIASGASGLALALVVGPRIGFKKDAMRPHNLPMVMLGAGLLWFGWLGFNGGSALGANGLAAASVLNTLVAGCTGLLGWLFVEQKRDGHPTTFGAASGAVAGLVAITPACGTVGILGGAAVGLAAGVICSYAVAWKFRFGYDDSLDVVGVHFVGGIVGTLLIGLFATATMTGGAEGLLYGGGFGQLARQAVAVLAVAAYTFLMTYGIGKAVDRFMGLRASADEELTGLDQTLHAESAYDHGALGHGAPQAVTTRPTPLPKDRNSAP from the coding sequence GTGACCCCCGTGACCGTGGCCGCGGCCGGCATCGACACAGGTGACACCGCCTGGCTGCTCGCCGCCACCGCACTCGTTCTGCTGATGACACCCGGGCTCGCGCTCTTCTACGGCGGCATGGTCCGCACGAAGAACGTACTCAACATGCTGATGATGAGCTTCGTCTCGATCGCTCTCGTCACCGTCGTCTGGCTGCTCGCCGGGTACTCGCTGGCCTTCGGCGACGACGCGGTCGGCGGGCTCGTCGGGGACCTGCGGCACGTCGGCATGGCCGGCATCGGGCCCGACTCCGTGACCGGAAGCGTGCCGACCCTGCTGTTCACCACGTTCCAGCTGACGTTCGCGATCGTCACCGCGGCGCTGATCAGCGGTGCGATCGCCGACCGTACGAAGTTCGCCGCCTGGCTGGTCCTCGTGCCGGTGTGGACGCTGCTCGTCTACGCCCCCGTCGCCCACTGGGTGTGGGGCCCCGGCGGCTGGATCAAGGACTCGCTGGGCGCGCTCGACTTCGCCGGCGGGCTGGTCGTGGAGATCGCGTCCGGGGCGTCCGGGCTGGCGCTCGCGCTCGTCGTGGGGCCGCGCATCGGCTTCAAGAAGGACGCGATGCGCCCGCACAACCTGCCCATGGTGATGCTCGGTGCCGGGCTGCTCTGGTTCGGCTGGCTCGGCTTCAACGGCGGTTCCGCGCTCGGCGCCAATGGACTGGCGGCCGCCTCGGTCCTCAACACCCTGGTCGCCGGCTGCACCGGGCTGCTCGGCTGGCTCTTCGTCGAGCAGAAGCGCGACGGCCACCCCACCACCTTCGGCGCCGCCTCGGGCGCGGTCGCCGGGCTGGTCGCGATCACCCCCGCCTGCGGCACCGTGGGCATCCTCGGCGGCGCCGCGGTGGGCCTCGCGGCGGGCGTCATCTGCTCGTATGCGGTCGCCTGGAAGTTCCGCTTCGGCTACGACGACTCGCTGGACGTCGTCGGCGTGCACTTCGTCGGCGGCATCGTCGGCACCCTGCTCATCGGCCTGTTCGCGACGGCCACGATGACCGGTGGCGCGGAAGGGCTGCTGTACGGAGGCGGCTTCGGCCAGCTCGCCCGGCAGGCCGTCGCCGTACTGGCCGTGGCGGCCTACACCTTCCTCATGACGTACGGGATCGGCAAGGCCGTCGACCGGTTCATGGGCCTGCGGGCCTCCGCGGACGAGGAGCTCACCGGCCTCGACCAGACACTGCACGCGGAGAGCGCCTACGATCACGGCGCCCTGGGTCACGGCGCTCCGCAGGCCGTGACCACCCGGCCGACGCCGCTCCCCAAGGACAGGAACTCCGCCCCATGA
- a CDS encoding SGNH/GDSL hydrolase family protein gives MRTVRVHRPAITDGANTEPGADHRRPDFLAQRLRTAYGPYARGVLNEEISGNRLPHEPNPPAGSDAENFAAYFGQAALRRFDRDVAAQSGAGHLIVLLGVNDLGHPGTVAPEPERVSAADLIAAHRQLIARAHERGLTAYGGTILPFKGDTLGFYSPANEAARTAFNHWLRTSGEYDGVIDFDRALRDPSDPQRLPARYDSGDHLHPNDAGAEAMAEAVPLKYLS, from the coding sequence GTGCGTACGGTCCGTGTCCACCGACCGGCCATCACGGACGGTGCGAACACCGAGCCGGGCGCCGACCACCGCCGGCCCGACTTCCTGGCCCAGCGCCTTCGTACCGCCTACGGGCCGTACGCGCGGGGCGTGCTCAACGAGGAGATCAGCGGCAACCGCCTTCCGCACGAGCCGAATCCGCCCGCCGGGTCGGACGCGGAGAACTTCGCGGCGTACTTCGGCCAGGCCGCTCTGCGCCGCTTCGACCGCGACGTCGCCGCCCAGTCGGGGGCGGGCCACCTCATCGTGCTCCTCGGCGTGAACGACCTCGGCCACCCCGGCACGGTGGCCCCGGAGCCGGAGCGGGTCTCGGCGGCCGACCTGATCGCCGCCCACCGGCAGTTGATCGCCCGTGCCCATGAGCGCGGGCTGACGGCGTACGGCGGCACGATCCTGCCGTTCAAGGGCGACACGCTCGGCTTCTACTCCCCGGCGAACGAGGCCGCCCGCACGGCCTTCAACCACTGGCTGAGGACGAGCGGCGAGTACGACGGGGTCATCGACTTCGACAGGGCCCTGCGCGATCCGTCCGACCCGCAGCGCCTGCCGGCCCGGTACGACAGCGGTGATCACCTCCACCCGAACGACGCGGGCGCCGAGGCGATGGCGGAGGCGGTGCCGTTGAAGTACCTGAGCTGA
- a CDS encoding PadR family transcriptional regulator gives MEPGKASGQADGPAAGRIESQLLKGVLEYCVLALMRDEPKYGVQLLGELQATGALATGQGTVYPLLSRLRREELVVTTWQESASGPPRRYYALSEAGHAALARFAAVWPGFRNAVDDLVMPGQELGAQSEGHHLEDR, from the coding sequence ATGGAACCCGGTAAGGCAAGTGGGCAGGCGGACGGTCCGGCCGCGGGCAGGATCGAAAGCCAGCTGCTCAAAGGGGTCTTGGAGTACTGCGTGCTCGCGCTGATGCGGGACGAGCCGAAGTACGGGGTCCAGCTGCTCGGCGAACTGCAGGCGACCGGCGCGCTGGCGACCGGCCAGGGCACGGTCTATCCCCTGCTGTCACGGCTGCGGCGGGAGGAGCTGGTCGTCACCACCTGGCAGGAGTCGGCTTCGGGGCCGCCGCGGCGCTACTACGCACTCTCCGAGGCCGGTCATGCCGCGCTCGCCCGGTTCGCCGCCGTCTGGCCGGGATTCCGCAACGCCGTCGACGACCTCGTCATGCCGGGCCAGGAGCTCGGTGCGCAGAGCGAAGGGCACCACCTTGAAGACCGATGA
- the crcB gene encoding fluoride efflux transporter CrcB produces the protein MNWLLVIIGAAVGAPLRYLTDRAVQARHDSVFPWGTFTVNVSGCLVLGLLTGAVAAGAASSHLQLLLGTGLCGALTTYSTFSYETLRLAEGGARFYAAANAVASVVAGLGAAFAGVALAEALWS, from the coding sequence GTGAACTGGCTGCTGGTGATCATCGGCGCCGCGGTCGGTGCCCCGCTGCGGTATCTCACCGACCGGGCGGTGCAGGCCAGGCACGACAGCGTCTTCCCGTGGGGAACCTTCACGGTCAACGTGAGCGGCTGTCTGGTGCTGGGCCTGCTGACCGGCGCGGTGGCGGCAGGCGCCGCGTCCTCGCACCTGCAGTTGCTGCTGGGGACGGGGCTCTGCGGTGCGCTGACCACGTACTCGACGTTCAGTTACGAGACGCTGCGGCTGGCCGAGGGCGGGGCACGGTTCTACGCGGCTGCCAACGCGGTGGCGAGTGTGGTCGCGGGTCTGGGCGCGGCGTTCGCCGGCGTCGCGCTCGCCGAGGCGCTCTGGAGCTGA
- a CDS encoding MerR family transcriptional regulator, which yields MPPETPPHATDRLDDDDYPAYTMGRAAEMIGATPGFLRAIGEARLITPLRSEGGHRRYSRYQLRIAARARELVDGGAPIEAACRIVILEDQLEEALRLNEELRRPTPDRGTS from the coding sequence ATGCCCCCCGAAACCCCTCCGCATGCCACTGACCGTCTCGACGACGACGACTACCCCGCCTACACCATGGGCCGTGCCGCGGAGATGATCGGCGCCACGCCCGGATTCCTCCGTGCGATCGGTGAGGCCCGGCTGATCACCCCCCTGCGGTCGGAGGGCGGCCACCGCCGCTACTCCCGCTACCAGTTGCGCATCGCGGCCCGCGCCCGTGAACTCGTCGACGGCGGAGCGCCGATCGAGGCCGCGTGCCGCATCGTGATCCTGGAGGACCAGCTCGAAGAGGCGCTCCGGCTGAACGAGGAGCTGCGCCGGCCTACCCCGGACCGCGGCACGTCCTGA
- a CDS encoding GNAT family N-acetyltransferase: MPATTPLPVTLTGRHVRVEPLSPDHLDDLFAAGGGDDEVWRWQGGPTPHTPEELGEKLTALLANGAYVPFAVIHRASGRAVGWTTYLDIDVANERLEIGWTWYGRAHWRSAVNTETKLLLIGHAFDELGMGRVQLKTDHLNVRSQKAIARLGAHREGVLRRHRRRPDGTWRDTVYFSLLADEWPEARARLEARI; encoded by the coding sequence ATGCCTGCCACGACCCCGCTTCCCGTGACCCTGACCGGCCGCCATGTCCGCGTCGAGCCGCTCTCCCCGGACCACCTCGACGATCTCTTCGCCGCCGGCGGCGGTGACGACGAGGTCTGGCGCTGGCAGGGCGGACCGACCCCGCACACCCCGGAGGAGCTCGGCGAGAAGCTCACGGCGCTGCTCGCGAACGGGGCGTACGTCCCGTTCGCCGTCATCCACCGCGCGAGCGGCCGGGCGGTCGGCTGGACCACGTACCTGGACATCGACGTGGCCAACGAACGCCTGGAGATCGGCTGGACGTGGTACGGCCGCGCCCACTGGCGCTCTGCGGTCAACACCGAGACGAAGCTGCTCCTGATCGGCCACGCCTTCGACGAACTGGGCATGGGGCGTGTGCAGTTGAAGACCGACCATCTCAACGTCCGTTCCCAGAAAGCGATAGCCCGGCTGGGCGCCCACCGCGAAGGGGTACTGCGGCGCCACCGCCGCCGCCCCGACGGCACCTGGCGCGACACGGTCTACTTCTCGCTGCTCGCCGACGAATGGCCCGAGGCGAGGGCCCGCCTGGAAGCGCGTATCTGA
- a CDS encoding peptidoglycan recognition protein family protein, whose protein sequence is MWLRHRLWPAAAVLPLTLLMLRDAPVRLVLPPPAAPVHERARGVPQPAIVTRAGWHADESMVREHAVYTGAVRAVFIHHTGENNTYDCADVPRMLQAVEESHIKGNGWDDIGYNFLVDRCGTIYEGRAGGITRQVRGAHTTGFNADSVGIAVLGNYGRGAEVPRAVVRALAEVAAWKLRPGSDPRGTVRLVSTNDASRYPKGKAAVLHVISGHRDAYQTNCPGEALYAELPAIRAAAAALRQARTGTADAESPH, encoded by the coding sequence ATGTGGCTCCGTCACCGACTCTGGCCGGCCGCCGCGGTCCTCCCGCTCACTCTTCTGATGCTGCGGGACGCCCCGGTGCGCCTCGTGCTGCCCCCGCCGGCGGCCCCGGTGCACGAGCGGGCGCGCGGGGTGCCGCAGCCGGCGATCGTCACCCGGGCGGGCTGGCACGCGGACGAGAGCATGGTGCGGGAGCACGCGGTCTACACGGGCGCCGTGCGGGCGGTCTTCATCCATCACACGGGGGAGAACAACACCTACGACTGCGCGGACGTTCCCCGCATGCTGCAAGCCGTCGAGGAGTCCCACATCAAGGGCAACGGCTGGGACGACATCGGCTACAACTTCCTCGTCGACCGGTGCGGGACGATCTACGAGGGCCGGGCCGGCGGCATCACGCGGCAGGTCCGCGGGGCGCACACCACGGGCTTCAACGCCGACAGCGTGGGGATAGCGGTGCTGGGCAACTACGGACGCGGGGCCGAGGTGCCGCGGGCCGTCGTCCGGGCTCTCGCCGAGGTGGCCGCGTGGAAGCTGCGGCCCGGGTCCGATCCGCGCGGCACGGTGCGGCTGGTCTCGACGAACGACGCGAGCAGATACCCGAAGGGCAAGGCGGCCGTGCTGCACGTCATCTCGGGCCACCGCGACGCGTATCAGACCAACTGTCCCGGCGAGGCGCTGTACGCGGAACTGCCCGCGATCCGGGCCGCGGCGGCGGCCCTGCGCCAGGCGCGGACGGGCACGGCGGACGCGGAGAGCCCTCACTGA
- a CDS encoding toxin: MSMRELRKECEAGLAALPLPSPFTVEGLVANMEAAGGRTIVLHEMPDRLARVNTACGLRLKAGGTSVVLYRRRPTAYQTQHVILHELCHEWFDHGTSLDAEQLRRLLPVFDTSLIARVVGPDALGSPEAVQARAQYDTHDERMAELGASLIPRMARDVTSDDMVGRLANSLSRPVAHRRRGLFRRT, translated from the coding sequence GTGTCCATGCGCGAACTGCGGAAGGAGTGCGAGGCCGGGCTGGCCGCGCTCCCGCTCCCCTCCCCCTTCACGGTCGAGGGGCTGGTGGCGAACATGGAGGCGGCCGGCGGCCGCACCATCGTGCTGCACGAGATGCCCGACCGGCTGGCCCGCGTCAACACCGCCTGCGGGCTGCGGCTGAAGGCCGGCGGGACCAGCGTCGTGCTCTACCGCCGGCGCCCCACCGCCTACCAGACCCAGCACGTCATCCTGCACGAGCTGTGCCACGAGTGGTTCGACCACGGCACCTCGCTGGACGCGGAGCAGCTGCGGCGGCTGCTGCCCGTCTTCGACACCTCCCTGATCGCCCGGGTCGTCGGCCCGGACGCGCTGGGCAGCCCGGAGGCCGTGCAGGCCCGCGCCCAGTACGACACCCATGACGAGCGCATGGCCGAACTGGGTGCCTCGCTCATCCCCCGTATGGCGAGGGACGTGACGAGCGATGACATGGTGGGGCGGCTCGCCAACTCGCTGTCGCGCCCGGTCGCCCACCGCCGCCGCGGCCTGTTCCGCCGCACCTAG